From the Triticum urartu cultivar G1812 chromosome 4, Tu2.1, whole genome shotgun sequence genome, the window GGAAAATTTGTGTTGATTGTTTGATTTCAAATATGTGCTGACTGTCAATGTGTGTTGATTGTTTTATTTAAAATAAGTGTTGTCTGCCTGCATTCGGGTTACTTGTTTTTTTGCTTATGTCTGATAATATAAGAATAACATTACGTTTTCTGCTTTTAAGGAATGGATCAAGCCCAAGCCTTGTTCTTCTTGCAATGGATCGGCGCCCACCGGACCCAATTGACTGAATTTTTTGATCTTTACTTTGGAGATGCTGCTGTCATATGCAGCAACATTGGTCGCAACTATCTGAAGAGTGCCTACCGGTTTGTCATTGATACATTCAATCGAGGGTATTGCTGGCATGGATCATTTTCTGTAAGCAATTTCCTGGTCGCTGGTGAATTATTTATGATGGGCATACCTGCACTCCACAAGACTCTTGGTTTTCATGACCTCCTTATTGATCTTAGAGCCTTGAGCAATGCTTTGCTGCCATACTACTGTGAAGGAAACCAACCTGGAAACGTGCCTGCACTATTCACATACCATCTTCATTATATTACCACTAATGTCCCATTAGGAATTGGACCATCAATTGTGTTCCAATCTAGGTTCATTCGTCTGATATACCATCACTTCTCGTTCTCATTGCCGGATCATACGTATTCGCTGTTTTCAGCACTTGCAACAGCAAAAAATCATCTTGGGCAGGATGACGTATGCGCATTTAATACTCTCCTTCGACAAGCTTGGAATGATTTACTGATTGACCAGATTGCAGTAGTTGGTCAAAATTGGCCTGATCAAGCCGAACAAAATCCGATCTTTTATGAAATTATGTGGTGGCAGAGCAGGCAGGCAGGGGTACCTCCAAGGACAGGATATACAGGTACACCTGAGTCATTATACAATTTTGGAAGAAAAAACAGAGTTCATGCACCTGAAAAAACAAAGGTATACATATTACTATGTTTGTTGTAAAAAAATGTCACATTTGGGCTGGAGACAAAGCAACGTTGTAAATTTTACCTCTTCTGTCATTTCAGGGGCCAAGGGGAGCTCCGCTAGGGGAGATTCAGCAAGTGCCACCCCATGGTGCAGGGCGTTGGCGATGGATGATCATTACTCCTGAGGGGGAATGGGGCTGGGTGTGGCAGCCTGCTCAAGGGCAGTGGTTCTGGCCGACGGTTCCAGGTGATACCCAGTGGCGAATGACCAAGTGGCCAAATGCTGCACCAGTGCTGCCTCTACTACCATTATCTGCCCAGGTAGTGTGATGAGATCCCTTGGTTTCATGGATACATAAAATTTGAGGCATATACATTAAACAGTGTCTTTACATGCAAACTACACAGGACCAGAAAATGGATAATCTAGAGAATGTGGGCCATATGGTAGGGAAGGAGTTTGGGATGTTCTTTGCTCATGCCACGGCCTTTGTCCTCCTATTCTTACAGTGTGGAACTCCAGAGTAGTAAGTTTTTTCTTCATATTTGTTCAAATTTGGCAAAGAAAGTGCATAGAAAATAATCAAAATTTCTTCTGAATACAGTATTGATCAGCCTCATCAGAGATACAAAGAGGCAATGGATAGTTAACTGCAGAGTAAGTACCTTGTACACACTTGTATTTTCCGACCAGTGAAGCTTGATGTTATGGTCTGATGCCATTTTTTACACTTGTACATGTGAACATAAATCACatatgtattttacatcatggATTTATATTCTTGTCATTCAATCTGCTAGAGCCAATTTTTAGTTGCGAAACAGGCCTGAGATAATGTCCTATTTTATGTGAGTTTGAATAGGGAACATGAAGTTTACTAGCACACAATTACTAGAGTTTAAAGTGTATTGTCAGGTCTATGCTTCTCTCGGTGTTAGTTTTTTTGTTAGCTAAAGCTTGCCATTCTGATGGAACTTTGTACGGCACATATATTTTGAGTAAATTACTTGAATTACAGACTCAATGTACATACTATACCTCACTTACCACTACGAGCTACTATTTTGGGAGAATTTGTGTTGCTAAAATTCCACGTGTAAAGACATGTTTCGTAGATCTACATGTCTAGATTCTATTTGTTTTTAAAAAGTGCAGTTTTATGTTGCACTTCTTTATTGAATCCAGGCCTGCGTAGCATACCCCGAAAGTCTTAAATCTGCAGCTATGTGGAATTGGCTCTTAATTTCGTAGCTCTGTAATTTTTGTACTTAAACAAGTACTCCCTCcttaaactaatataagagcatttagattactactttagtgatctaaacacacttatattagtttacagagggagtagtttgGTAATGCTTTGTACTTTGGGGATGGGGACACATTTCACATGATACATGTAGGGATCCAAGTTACGGCCCTGCTAGAACCTGCTTTATTTCCTTCCATCACGCTAATCCTTTGTTAAGAAAGTTTGATCTTAACATTTGCCTTTTAGGCTCTGTTTTAGGGTGTTCTCCTTTTTGGGAATATGCAACCTGGGCTGCCCAAGCAGTTTGGGTATAGATGGGACCTTGGAAAGGGTGATTCAATGTTTTGGGAGGATAAATGGATAACTGACTATCCTTTATGCACCACTTATTTGAATCTTTATAATATCTGTAATGAGAAGAACCATTCAACTTGTCTATGATGAACAATTTCTCTTTGGATAATGGTTTCTGCTGTTGGTTCACATTTCTCTTTGGATAATGATCCCCCCAGGAGGATGTTGCATTCTGCTGGGGTGTATACTGTGCAATTTATTTAGAAGAAATAGTTTGGCTTGTCGTTTATAACCCATCTGCTCTACAGGTCATGCTGTTTTCTCCCATTGCCGAGGCACAGCTGAGAGGAGTTTCGATGTTCCAATGCTGGCAAGATTTAAGTTGAAGGCTGCGGCTACGAGCTTGTGGGCTGATTCGCAATGCGTTCCAGTTTGATCAAATTCTCCAAAAGTTGCACTAATGAGCCAATGCATTGCTGAGTGAATCTTTTTGTAATTTTCTGTTGCTTAGGTCTACTTACTGAATCAGTGAATCTTATTGATTCATGTTGCTCATGACTTCCTTGTAAAAAATTAACATACTATAGCATCTTACCGGATCTTTTTTTATCAATTGGCGTGTACTGTTTTGTACTGCCTCCTTTTGGAAATATTTGTCGGATAAATGGATGTATCTATaggtatttcagttctagatacatccatttttattCATTTCCCggacaagtattttcggatggagggagtattatgTTTGAGTTTTGGAATGGTAGTGTTTTCTTCAAGTAGGAAACTGATAGCTCCTACTCCCTCTGTCTGAAAAAGCTTGTCCCAAGCTTGTttctcaaatggatgtatctagaactaactTGGTGCTAGATACATCAATTTGAGGGACAAGTTTTTTCTGACGAAGGGAGTAATAAGGATTTCAATTGCAAAACAGCAGTTTAGACTGAGTTTGGTTGCTGCATTCGTTTAAGATCATTATGATGCGTTTGGATGTTTGTATTTGGGCTTGGAAACGTGATTTGGTTTTGGTAGGGGTTTAATTCAGATGATCGAATGTGCTTTGTGGTAGAGCCTGGTAACCGAGTAAAATGCAGGTATGGTATACATATCACGTATGCCACGTCGGCCAAGGGCCCGCAGTCAGACGACTTGGTCATCACTAGAAGAGGGTGAGATAACGAAGTTGTTtcctaccctagccgccgccaccagCCAAGCGACTAGGGAGGCGATCTCTTTCCTCCTATCTCCACCGGCCGAGGCGCTGGTCCCCTCTCCCCTCGACCGCTGCTCCGGCGGGAGGGGGGACCCGTTCCTCCGCTTTTTAAATATATTTAAAAAATAAAGTATGCTATGTCGACACTTCTCACTGCACCACTTTTTCTGTGAGGTGCTTGGGCACTTTGGCCTGGAATTTTATGAGACCATGTTCATCATCTATTATTTCAGTGAAATCAGCTGATTTGTCTGTGCACTCGATTGCCCAGCCCAGGGCCTAAGCAAACAACACAGGTCCTTTATCTATGAAACTGCCGTCATGGCCACGTTCTCCTTGGCGAAATGGCCTATCCACCAATGATGCTCATCGTTTGGGACCCCATAGTGAAATCTATGAGTACCAGGTCAACTGATCAGTAATTTTAGTGAAAGATGGCAGTCACAAGACTTCTTTCGACATAATATGTTGATCAGCCAAGTGGATCGTTCATTACTGAGTGATGGAGTTCCAGAATGATTATGGGCCGAGCAGGTCGTTCAATCCTAATACCGTGGTGGAATTCTCAAAAGCGGAAAACCCGAGAGTAACCGCTCATCTGAAGAAGCCTCAATCTCCTCAAAATTATGATAGTCTGCTTGAAGTGACCTAACCATTGGCGAAAGACTCTGTTCTGAAGGTTTTGACCTCGTGCCTTGGCTCGTTTACTCCTTCCTCCGCCTCGGTGTGGCTTTaaatatattaaaaaaacatGCTATGTCGACACTTCTCACTGCACCGCTTTTtctttgttctgcctttagctcggAACCAGCCGCCGTTGGCGAGCTTGCTGAAGCTATCGAGGAGGGGGGGCATTGATATGAAATATAATTAGTCTTCGAGCAGGACCGAACAAGGTGTCCCCTTGTGAGCTGATCTAGTATCTCCAAAAAAACTAAATGCAGGAAAATAGACCCAGTTGGTATTACTTTCTCAAGCAGGTGCAAATTTGCTACATCTTATAGGCGCAATCTTCAGGCCATCGTCGGAACATCAACAAGCGGTACTCCGGTAGGGGGTGAGGGTACATCCCGAGAGGAACGAATCCCCCCTTGAGCTGGTGGAGAGGAGTGTACTGCCGGGTTGCAGATGCAGCGGTTGAACGTCTCGGAGCGGGggtggtagaagaggaggaggccGTCGCAGGAGGCCTCAGTTTCCAAGCAGTGATTACAGATGAACGAACCCTCTAGTCGCGCCACGGACTAGAACAGGTCGGCCGGGGTGACTCCTGCACGGTGGTCGAATGGGACAATGTCTAGGAACCAACCGCTGTTGGTGAGTTTGCTGAAAGCTATCGAGGTAATGGTCGCTCTCGactttgttcttcggaacaatggagcgagttaataacttattggaaatgatacataccgatgtatgtggtccgatgagtgttgaagcacgtggcgggtatcgttattttctgatcttcacagatgatttgagtagctatgggtatatctacttaatgaaatacaagtctgaaacatttgaaaagtttaaagaatttcagagtgaagtggagaatcatcatagaaagaaaataaagtttctacgatctgatcacggaggcgaatatttgagttacgagtttggccttcatttaaaataatttgaaattgtttcacaactcacgccacctggaacaccacaacataatggtgtgtcctaacgtcgtaaccgcactttatcaGATATgatgtgatctatgatgtctcttaccgatttaccactatcgtttgggggttatgcattagagacagccgcattagGTTTTGGATTTATAGGTCGTGGTGTGTCGTTGGGGTGGTGGGGCCAACGCTCGGACGAATAAATCTGCTTCAACTCCACTCCCACACCAGTGATGCCTTTTATGACGGTGTCTCGGAGTTGATGGCATCGTGTCTGCCGATCGCTCATATCGTCAGCATCTGGGTTCATGGATGGTGTTGGTGAGGCGGCGGCGACTCCATCAGGTGTGTCTCTCCTTTTGCTCTGTCCTCGTTGCTGTGGCGTTGTCTCCGACGTCATGGTGGAGCAGAGAGGTTTGTCATTCAGGAGTACGCGCAGGCGGTTGTCTACGCAAGTGATAGCTGGAAGATGGAGTATCTTGTGCTGGGTCTGTGGTTGAAGGTTGACAGTTCTGTTTTCCTCCTCCGACGTCGTCGTCATGCGGGGGTGTCAGTTCTGAAGTACGATGACGTGTCCGGGGACATGTTGCCCCGTCTGGTTCTTTCAACGGCTATGATTTTGCTTCTGGCAAACTACTTTGGAGGTCCACAAAGCTGTTGATCAACGAAGGAGTCGCGTCGAGCTTGGGTGAAGAGGTGATCTGTCTTTTACCCTTTGGTGGTCGCTTCGGCGGTGTCGAAGGAGAGGGACAAACGCTTGTACTTTGCATATGATTTTCCTATCTTTTCAGTCATTGTTGG encodes:
- the LOC125553425 gene encoding uncharacterized protein LOC125553425, translating into MDQAQALFFLQWIGAHRTQLTEFFDLYFGDAAVICSNIGRNYLKSAYRFVIDTFNRGYCWHGSFSVSNFLVAGELFMMGIPALHKTLGFHDLLIDLRALSNALLPYYCEGNQPGNVPALFTYHLHYITTNVPLGIGPSIVFQSRFIRLIYHHFSFSLPDHTYSLFSALATAKNHLGQDDVCAFNTLLRQAWNDLLIDQIAVVGQNWPDQAEQNPIFYEIMWWQSRQAGVPPRTGYTGTPESLYNFGRKNRVHAPEKTKGPRGAPLGEIQQVPPHGAGRWRWMIITPEGEWGWVWQPAQGQWFWPTVPGDTQWRMTKWPNAAPVLPLLPLSAQDQKMDNLENVGHMVGKEFGMFFAHATAFVLLFLQCGTPEYIDQPHQRYKEAMDS